A window from Temnothorax longispinosus isolate EJ_2023e chromosome 1, Tlon_JGU_v1, whole genome shotgun sequence encodes these proteins:
- the LOC139810546 gene encoding uncharacterized protein isoform X2 has translation MPSCSVTGCRNRSENSKERKIQFFTFPKDEETVLKWLQAANKNKVNLKNARICSIHFTPSCYRPKPAHLANCENYSPNRLRTLNDHAIPTENLPPSTKIYEVKEKGVLKKERNQQNIISENSSFSEFETNLIDTSMEIKAEPYFMQSPQENASFFSEFETNLMDTSVEIKIEPYFMQSPQENDSFTSASDETMINAQSNSQTVMSEELRYQEILNLKEKLKEANKEIDLLKKKVERLEREKITITKRVIKENVHNVLKKIFTPKQIDVLISNEKKVKWGPEDISAAITLRNMSREAYRFLKEKNYPLPALSTLSKWKRRSFISH, from the exons atgcCTTCGTGTAGTGTAACTGGATGCAGGAATAGAAGCGAGAAttcaaaagagagaaagattcaatttttcacttttccaAAGGACGAAGAAACTGTATTAAAATGGTTGCAAGCTGCCAACAAAAACAAAGTTAACCTAAAAAACG CTCGCATATGCTCTATCCACTTCACACCAAGCTGTTACAGACCAAAGCCAGCTCATTTAGCAAACTGCGAAAATTACTCGCCTAACAGATTACGTACACTAAATGATCATGCAATTCCAACAGAAAATTTACCACCATCCACCAAAATTTATGAGGTGAAGGAAAAAGGAGTACTGAAGAAAGAGCGCAATCAACAGAATATAATAAGTGAAAACAGCAG CTTCAGCGAGTTTGAGACCAATTTGATCGACACTTCAATGGAAATTAAAGCAGAACCATATTTTATGCAATCTCCACAAGAAAATGCTAG ctttTTCAGTGAGTTTGAGACCAATTTGATGGACACTTCAgtggaaattaaaatagaacCATATTTTATGCAATCTCCACAAGAAAATGATAG ttttacaaGTGCAAGTGACGAAACAATGATAAACGCACAAAGTAATTCACAGACTGTTATGTCTGAGGAGCTAag atatcaagaaattctaaatttaaaagaaaaactaaaagaagcaaataaagaaatcgatttacttaaaaaaaaagtagaacggttagaaagagaaaaaataacaattacgaaacgtgtaataaaagaaaatgtccaTAATGTGCTTAAAAAGATATTCACTCCGAAACAAATTGACGTTTTAAtaagtaatgaaaaaaaagtaaaatgggGTCCTGAAGACATATCTGCTGCAATAACTTTAAGAAACATGAGCCGAGAAGCATATcgctttttaaaagaaaaaaactacCCACTACCAGCATTATCCACACTTAGTAAGTGGAAAAGAAGGAGTTTTATCTcacattga
- the LOC139810546 gene encoding uncharacterized protein isoform X1 has translation MPSCSVTGCRNRSENSKERKIQFFTFPKDEETVLKWLQAANKNKVNLKNARICSIHFTPSCYRPKPAHLANCENYSPNRLRTLNDHAIPTENLPPSTKIYEVKEKGVLKKERNQQNIISENSSFSEFETNLIDTSMEIKAEPYFMQSPQENASFISASDKTIVNTQSNSQTVKSEQLSFFSEFETNLMDTSVEIKIEPYFMQSPQENDSFTSASDETMINAQSNSQTVMSEELRYQEILNLKEKLKEANKEIDLLKKKVERLEREKITITKRVIKENVHNVLKKIFTPKQIDVLISNEKKVKWGPEDISAAITLRNMSREAYRFLKEKNYPLPALSTLSKWKRRSFISH, from the exons atgcCTTCGTGTAGTGTAACTGGATGCAGGAATAGAAGCGAGAAttcaaaagagagaaagattcaatttttcacttttccaAAGGACGAAGAAACTGTATTAAAATGGTTGCAAGCTGCCAACAAAAACAAAGTTAACCTAAAAAACG CTCGCATATGCTCTATCCACTTCACACCAAGCTGTTACAGACCAAAGCCAGCTCATTTAGCAAACTGCGAAAATTACTCGCCTAACAGATTACGTACACTAAATGATCATGCAATTCCAACAGAAAATTTACCACCATCCACCAAAATTTATGAGGTGAAGGAAAAAGGAGTACTGAAGAAAGAGCGCAATCAACAGAATATAATAAGTGAAAACAGCAG CTTCAGCGAGTTTGAGACCAATTTGATCGACACTTCAATGGAAATTAAAGCAGAACCATATTTTATGCAATCTCCACAAGAAAATGCTAG ttttataagtGCAAGTGACAAAACAATAGTAAATACACAAAGTAATTCACAGACTGTTAAGTCCGAGCAGCTAag ctttTTCAGTGAGTTTGAGACCAATTTGATGGACACTTCAgtggaaattaaaatagaacCATATTTTATGCAATCTCCACAAGAAAATGATAG ttttacaaGTGCAAGTGACGAAACAATGATAAACGCACAAAGTAATTCACAGACTGTTATGTCTGAGGAGCTAag atatcaagaaattctaaatttaaaagaaaaactaaaagaagcaaataaagaaatcgatttacttaaaaaaaaagtagaacggttagaaagagaaaaaataacaattacgaaacgtgtaataaaagaaaatgtccaTAATGTGCTTAAAAAGATATTCACTCCGAAACAAATTGACGTTTTAAtaagtaatgaaaaaaaagtaaaatgggGTCCTGAAGACATATCTGCTGCAATAACTTTAAGAAACATGAGCCGAGAAGCATATcgctttttaaaagaaaaaaactacCCACTACCAGCATTATCCACACTTAGTAAGTGGAAAAGAAGGAGTTTTATCTcacattga
- the Baf gene encoding barrier-to-autointegration factor translates to MSTSQKHRNFVAEPMGDKPVTELAGVGEVLGKRLESVGFDKAYVVLGQYLVLKKNKELFQEWMKDACSANSKQSTDCYQCLTDWCEEFL, encoded by the exons ATGAGTACATCGCAGAAGCACAGGAACTTCGTGGCCGAGCCGATGGGGGATAAGCCTGTGACTGAGCTCGCTGGTGTCGGGGAAGTTCTTGGAAAGAGATTAGAATCCGTAGGCTTTGATAAg GCATACGTAGTTCTAGGGCAGTACTTAGTGTTAAAGAAGAATAAGGAGTTATTTCAAGAATGGATGAAGGATGCATGCTCGGCGAACTCGAAACAGTCAACAGATTGTTACCAATGTCTCACCGATTGGTGCGAAGAATTTTTGTAA
- the Sicily gene encoding NADH dehydrogenase (ubiquinone) complex I, assembly factor 6 isoform X5 yields the protein MLNRSCTNINKNYTIIFISYKNNDYENFLCTLLLPRGIKSTAFAVRAFNVEVAQVEDQVRDSRIGAMRLQFWTDALNGIYNDNPPRSPVALELHRILQRHKLSKRYFKRLIDARLNKLSGSIFVDLESLERYCDYTTSSIYYLLLEAQGTASVNADHAASHFGRAYGLVTLIRSVPYNARKRVMVLPQDILLKNGVSSESIFQGQSSAGFQDAVLEVASCAKQHLKVATSLKKKAGKDLNVIFLPTVCVENYLEKLRKADFDVFHPTLQKRNGILPLQLLWRKIWS from the exons ATGTTAAACCGGAGCTGCACAAATATAAACAAGAATTATAcaatcatatttatatcatataa GAACAACGATTATGAGAACTTTCTGTGCACGCTATTGCTTCCACGTGGTATTAAATCAACGGCGTTTGCTGTACGAGCATTTAATGTCGAAGTGGCACAAGTGGAGGATCAAGTGAGGGACAGTAGGATAGGCGCTATGCGATTACAGTTTTGGACAGACGCCCTGAACGGAATTTATAACGATAATCCGCCGAGGAGTCCCGTGGCGTTGGAGTTACACAGG ATCCTTCAACGGCACAAGCTATCTAAACGCTACTTCAAGCGCTTGATTGACGCTCGCTTGAACAAACTAAGCGGCTCGATATTCGTGGACCTGGAGTCGCTCGAGAGGTATTGCGACTATACCACATCGTCGatctattatttgttattagaagcaCAGGGCACGGCGAGCGTCAACGCCGATCACGCGGCCAGCCACTTCGGCAGGGCGTACGGCCTGGTCACCTTGATACGTTCTGTGCCGTATAACGCCCGGAAACGAGTAATGGTATTGCCGCAGGATATTCTGCTGAAAAACGGCGTCTCCTCCGAGTCCATCTTTCAGGGACAGTCGAGCGCTGGATTTCAAGACGCTGTACTCGAAGTCGCGTCTTGCGCTAAGCAGCATCTGAAAGTG GCGACGTCGCTTAAAAAGAAGGCAGGGAAAGATCTCAACGTGATATTTCTACCGACAGTCTGTGTGGAGAATTATTTAGAGAAACTAAGGAAAGCAGATTTCGACGTTTTCCATCCGACGCTACAGAAAAGAAACGGCATTCTCCCGTTACAGTTACTGTGGAGAAAAATATGGTCTTAG
- the Sicily gene encoding NADH dehydrogenase (ubiquinone) complex I, assembly factor 6 isoform X3 has protein sequence MNKLSIIEQNVRSQLRRMNTSGARQKQTPIEYCLQLVRNNDYENFLCTLLLPRGIKSTAFAVRAFNVEVAQVEDQVRDSRIGAMRLQFWTDALNGIYNDNPPRSPVALELHRILQRHKLSKRYFKRLIDARLNKLSGSIFVDLESLERYCDYTTSSIYYLLLEAQGTASVNADHAASHFGRAYGLVTLIRSVPYNARKRVMVLPQDILLKNGVSSESIFQGQSSAGFQDAVLEVASCAKQHLKVATSLKKKAGKDLNVIFLPTVCVENYLEKLRKADFDVFHPTLQKRNGILPLQLLWRKIWS, from the exons ATGAATAAACTGTCGATTATCGAGCAAAATGTGCGATCGCAGTTGCGACGTATGAACACGAGTGGTGCGAGGCAAAAACAAACTCCGATCGAGTATTGTTTGCAGCTGGTTAG GAACAACGATTATGAGAACTTTCTGTGCACGCTATTGCTTCCACGTGGTATTAAATCAACGGCGTTTGCTGTACGAGCATTTAATGTCGAAGTGGCACAAGTGGAGGATCAAGTGAGGGACAGTAGGATAGGCGCTATGCGATTACAGTTTTGGACAGACGCCCTGAACGGAATTTATAACGATAATCCGCCGAGGAGTCCCGTGGCGTTGGAGTTACACAGG ATCCTTCAACGGCACAAGCTATCTAAACGCTACTTCAAGCGCTTGATTGACGCTCGCTTGAACAAACTAAGCGGCTCGATATTCGTGGACCTGGAGTCGCTCGAGAGGTATTGCGACTATACCACATCGTCGatctattatttgttattagaagcaCAGGGCACGGCGAGCGTCAACGCCGATCACGCGGCCAGCCACTTCGGCAGGGCGTACGGCCTGGTCACCTTGATACGTTCTGTGCCGTATAACGCCCGGAAACGAGTAATGGTATTGCCGCAGGATATTCTGCTGAAAAACGGCGTCTCCTCCGAGTCCATCTTTCAGGGACAGTCGAGCGCTGGATTTCAAGACGCTGTACTCGAAGTCGCGTCTTGCGCTAAGCAGCATCTGAAAGTG GCGACGTCGCTTAAAAAGAAGGCAGGGAAAGATCTCAACGTGATATTTCTACCGACAGTCTGTGTGGAGAATTATTTAGAGAAACTAAGGAAAGCAGATTTCGACGTTTTCCATCCGACGCTACAGAAAAGAAACGGCATTCTCCCGTTACAGTTACTGTGGAGAAAAATATGGTCTTAG
- the Sicily gene encoding NADH dehydrogenase (ubiquinone) complex I, assembly factor 6 isoform X1 → MHLLHFCGIKQKFLAEYIRVIVLKICGTVLGKGTPTRFTQSCAYTYCLSRNNDYENFLCTLLLPRGIKSTAFAVRAFNVEVAQVEDQVRDSRIGAMRLQFWTDALNGIYNDNPPRSPVALELHRILQRHKLSKRYFKRLIDARLNKLSGSIFVDLESLERYCDYTTSSIYYLLLEAQGTASVNADHAASHFGRAYGLVTLIRSVPYNARKRVMVLPQDILLKNGVSSESIFQGQSSAGFQDAVLEVASCAKQHLKVATSLKKKAGKDLNVIFLPTVCVENYLEKLRKADFDVFHPTLQKRNGILPLQLLWRKIWS, encoded by the exons ATGCACCTTCTACATTTCTGtggaataaaacaaaaatttcttgCAGAATACATCAGAGTAATTGTGCTAAAAATTTGTGGAACTGTATTAGGGAAAGGTACTCCAACAAGATTCACTCAAAGTTGTGCTTACACATATTGTCTTTCTAGGAACAACGATTATGAGAACTTTCTGTGCACGCTATTGCTTCCACGTGGTATTAAATCAACGGCGTTTGCTGTACGAGCATTTAATGTCGAAGTGGCACAAGTGGAGGATCAAGTGAGGGACAGTAGGATAGGCGCTATGCGATTACAGTTTTGGACAGACGCCCTGAACGGAATTTATAACGATAATCCGCCGAGGAGTCCCGTGGCGTTGGAGTTACACAGG ATCCTTCAACGGCACAAGCTATCTAAACGCTACTTCAAGCGCTTGATTGACGCTCGCTTGAACAAACTAAGCGGCTCGATATTCGTGGACCTGGAGTCGCTCGAGAGGTATTGCGACTATACCACATCGTCGatctattatttgttattagaagcaCAGGGCACGGCGAGCGTCAACGCCGATCACGCGGCCAGCCACTTCGGCAGGGCGTACGGCCTGGTCACCTTGATACGTTCTGTGCCGTATAACGCCCGGAAACGAGTAATGGTATTGCCGCAGGATATTCTGCTGAAAAACGGCGTCTCCTCCGAGTCCATCTTTCAGGGACAGTCGAGCGCTGGATTTCAAGACGCTGTACTCGAAGTCGCGTCTTGCGCTAAGCAGCATCTGAAAGTG GCGACGTCGCTTAAAAAGAAGGCAGGGAAAGATCTCAACGTGATATTTCTACCGACAGTCTGTGTGGAGAATTATTTAGAGAAACTAAGGAAAGCAGATTTCGACGTTTTCCATCCGACGCTACAGAAAAGAAACGGCATTCTCCCGTTACAGTTACTGTGGAGAAAAATATGGTCTTAG
- the Sicily gene encoding NADH dehydrogenase (ubiquinone) complex I, assembly factor 6 isoform X4 codes for MLNRSCTNINKNYTIIFISYKYILQYSYNQNNDYENFLCTLLLPRGIKSTAFAVRAFNVEVAQVEDQVRDSRIGAMRLQFWTDALNGIYNDNPPRSPVALELHRILQRHKLSKRYFKRLIDARLNKLSGSIFVDLESLERYCDYTTSSIYYLLLEAQGTASVNADHAASHFGRAYGLVTLIRSVPYNARKRVMVLPQDILLKNGVSSESIFQGQSSAGFQDAVLEVASCAKQHLKVATSLKKKAGKDLNVIFLPTVCVENYLEKLRKADFDVFHPTLQKRNGILPLQLLWRKIWS; via the exons ATGTTAAACCGGAGCTGCACAAATATAAACAAGAATTATAcaatcatatttatatcatataagtACATATTACAATATTCTTACAACca GAACAACGATTATGAGAACTTTCTGTGCACGCTATTGCTTCCACGTGGTATTAAATCAACGGCGTTTGCTGTACGAGCATTTAATGTCGAAGTGGCACAAGTGGAGGATCAAGTGAGGGACAGTAGGATAGGCGCTATGCGATTACAGTTTTGGACAGACGCCCTGAACGGAATTTATAACGATAATCCGCCGAGGAGTCCCGTGGCGTTGGAGTTACACAGG ATCCTTCAACGGCACAAGCTATCTAAACGCTACTTCAAGCGCTTGATTGACGCTCGCTTGAACAAACTAAGCGGCTCGATATTCGTGGACCTGGAGTCGCTCGAGAGGTATTGCGACTATACCACATCGTCGatctattatttgttattagaagcaCAGGGCACGGCGAGCGTCAACGCCGATCACGCGGCCAGCCACTTCGGCAGGGCGTACGGCCTGGTCACCTTGATACGTTCTGTGCCGTATAACGCCCGGAAACGAGTAATGGTATTGCCGCAGGATATTCTGCTGAAAAACGGCGTCTCCTCCGAGTCCATCTTTCAGGGACAGTCGAGCGCTGGATTTCAAGACGCTGTACTCGAAGTCGCGTCTTGCGCTAAGCAGCATCTGAAAGTG GCGACGTCGCTTAAAAAGAAGGCAGGGAAAGATCTCAACGTGATATTTCTACCGACAGTCTGTGTGGAGAATTATTTAGAGAAACTAAGGAAAGCAGATTTCGACGTTTTCCATCCGACGCTACAGAAAAGAAACGGCATTCTCCCGTTACAGTTACTGTGGAGAAAAATATGGTCTTAG
- the Sicily gene encoding NADH dehydrogenase (ubiquinone) complex I, assembly factor 6 isoform X2 — MHLLHFCGIKQKFLAEYIRVIVLKICGTVLGKGTPTRFTQSCAYTYCLSRNNDYENFLCTLLLPRGIKSTAFAVRAFNVEVAQVEDQVRDSRIGAMRLQFWTDALNGIYNDNPPRSPVALELHRLSKRYFKRLIDARLNKLSGSIFVDLESLERYCDYTTSSIYYLLLEAQGTASVNADHAASHFGRAYGLVTLIRSVPYNARKRVMVLPQDILLKNGVSSESIFQGQSSAGFQDAVLEVASCAKQHLKVATSLKKKAGKDLNVIFLPTVCVENYLEKLRKADFDVFHPTLQKRNGILPLQLLWRKIWS, encoded by the exons ATGCACCTTCTACATTTCTGtggaataaaacaaaaatttcttgCAGAATACATCAGAGTAATTGTGCTAAAAATTTGTGGAACTGTATTAGGGAAAGGTACTCCAACAAGATTCACTCAAAGTTGTGCTTACACATATTGTCTTTCTAGGAACAACGATTATGAGAACTTTCTGTGCACGCTATTGCTTCCACGTGGTATTAAATCAACGGCGTTTGCTGTACGAGCATTTAATGTCGAAGTGGCACAAGTGGAGGATCAAGTGAGGGACAGTAGGATAGGCGCTATGCGATTACAGTTTTGGACAGACGCCCTGAACGGAATTTATAACGATAATCCGCCGAGGAGTCCCGTGGCGTTGGAGTTACACAGG CTATCTAAACGCTACTTCAAGCGCTTGATTGACGCTCGCTTGAACAAACTAAGCGGCTCGATATTCGTGGACCTGGAGTCGCTCGAGAGGTATTGCGACTATACCACATCGTCGatctattatttgttattagaagcaCAGGGCACGGCGAGCGTCAACGCCGATCACGCGGCCAGCCACTTCGGCAGGGCGTACGGCCTGGTCACCTTGATACGTTCTGTGCCGTATAACGCCCGGAAACGAGTAATGGTATTGCCGCAGGATATTCTGCTGAAAAACGGCGTCTCCTCCGAGTCCATCTTTCAGGGACAGTCGAGCGCTGGATTTCAAGACGCTGTACTCGAAGTCGCGTCTTGCGCTAAGCAGCATCTGAAAGTG GCGACGTCGCTTAAAAAGAAGGCAGGGAAAGATCTCAACGTGATATTTCTACCGACAGTCTGTGTGGAGAATTATTTAGAGAAACTAAGGAAAGCAGATTTCGACGTTTTCCATCCGACGCTACAGAAAAGAAACGGCATTCTCCCGTTACAGTTACTGTGGAGAAAAATATGGTCTTAG
- the Nd-b17.2 gene encoding probable NADH dehydrogenase [ubiquinone] 1 alpha subcomplex subunit 12 codes for MAKLLGLDKVATLFRTVRDHGGIIGSIKTLFRVDELKSGTLVGEDKYGNRYYENNMYFVGRNRWVIYAERVGLNYDGSQVPPEWFGWLHYKTDLPPHKDPSRPKYKWMLDHQQNMSGTNQAYMPYSTTRPKIEPWRPPQ; via the exons ATGGCAAAGTTATTAGGGTTGGATAAAGTCGCAACGTTATTCCGCACGGTACGCGACCACGGTGGTATTATCGGCTCCATCAAAACATTGTTCAG GGTGGATGAGCTGAAGAGCGGTACCCTGGTTGGAGAAGACAAATATGGAAATcgatattatgaaaataatatgtacTTCGTAG GACGTAACAGATGGGTGATATACGCAGAgagagttggacttaattatGACGGCTCGCAAGTCCCACCAGAATGGTTTGGTTGGTTGCACTACAAGACAGATTTGCCGCCGCACAAAGATCCGTCTCGTCCGAAGTACAAATGGATGTTGGATCATCAACAAAATATGAGTGGCACTAATCAAGCTTACATGCCCTACAGCACCACGAGACCAAAGATCGAACCTTGGCGGCCACCACAGTAA
- the LOC139824254 gene encoding FAST kinase domain-containing protein 4 — protein sequence MTMLQFSAMLCTATARLAPRSSWRFTALVACNSSTAVTGEQPAAASMNEDNSVKFSKTQAVSQKEEEQKPKETGIQTKPHTEGRSNRKKWSNENDTIFFKQFQAAKSVNDLLDLAVLPTLSITNALKLISSITNQINSGKSQMVDIETDERFIHLRKLVKNSGEKTRETSNNLSKYSQLSTPSMIAVIASLREQGKRNTPLLKMLSYNIVKYNIELDLKQCATLLYSMAVLNFRDKVLLEKITSDLLACIPNSQNAAINKSIITSLGFLRYKNVNVLDAFCDTFFKKSMDYTLLDYSSILQTFAALQYKSQKANSFIEKFADHANPFQVSWTEWLDIVWSLAVLDAVTPQHVRSVLEPAFIENLTASNQLNISKVLKLLNINAVAQFVLTNYKGPLLKEDSEFNNVSIVRSKEKQMYINALLETLTETLLSPSYFKTNFDTGMGFSLDAEYRINDQHRLVKVEDWNEQSNNVRRIGIMVHDYRDYCIGQNDLVGSTYLYTQLLKARGYNLIQLSYENFSVQDNIKKRINYLKQCMNSVQEVTSVKQTNSI from the exons ATGACAATGCTGCAGTTCAGCGCGATGCTATGCACAGCGACCGCCAGGCTCGCGCCTCGCTCATCCTGGCGTTTCACCGCTCTCGTGGCCTGCAACTCCAGCACGGCGGTTACCGGCGAGCAACCCGCTGCTGCGTCGATGAAC GAGGACAACAGTGTTAAGTTCTCAAAAACGCAAGCCGTCTCGCAGAAGGAAGAGGAGCAGAAGCCTAAAGAGACCGGTATCCAGACGAAACCTCATACAGAGGGAAGGAGCAATAGAAAGAAATGGTCGAATGAAAatgatacaatatttttcaaacaatttcaAGCGGCCAAGTCTGTGAACGACTTGCTGGACTTGGCAGTATTACCAACTCTGTCTATAACCAATGCCCTGAAGCTGATATCAAGCATAACTAATCAGATAAACAGCGGGAAATCGCAGATGGTAGACATCGAGACTGACGAGAGATTTATTCACCTCAGGAAACTAGTTAAGAACAGTGGTGAGAAAACTCGTGAGACGTCGAACAATCTGTCGAAATACTCCCAGTTATCTACACCTTCAATGATTGCA gTGATAGCGTCCTTAAGAGAACAAGGAAAGAGAAATACTCCGCTATTAAAGATGTTGTCGtacaatattgttaaatacaaCATAGAGCTGGATTTGAAGCAATGTGCAACTTTGTTATATAGCATGGCCGTACTTAATTTTCGAGACAAG GTCTTGTTGGAAAAAATCACATCTGACTTACTAGCGTGTATACCAAACAGCCAAAACGCCGCCATAAACAAATCCATAATAACGTCACTGGGATTTCTGCGTTACAAGAATGTGAATGTACTCGATGCATTCTGCGACACGTTCTTTAAGAAATCAATGGATTACACATTGCTGGATTATTCATCAATACTACAAACGTTTGCGGCTCTACAATATAAATCGCAGAAAGCAAATTCATTTATCGAG AAATTTGCAGACCACGCAAACCCCTTTCAAGTGTCTTGGACTGAATGGTTGGATATTGTTTGGTCCTTAGCAGTTTTAGATGCAGTGACACCGCAACACGTAAGATCCGTGCTGGAGCCTgcatttatagaaaatttaaccg CCTCTAACCAGCTAAATATATCAAaggtattaaaattattaaatatcaacgCCGTTGCACAATTTGTACTGACGAATTATAAAG gACCTCTTTTAAAGGAAGACtcagaatttaataatgtgtCTATAGTTAGATCAAAGGAAAAACAAATGTACATAAATGCGTTGTTGGAAACACTAACGGAAACATTACTGTCTCCATcctattttaaaacaaattttgatacaGGCATGGGCTTCTCGTTAG ATGCGGAATATCGCATAAATGATCAACATAGGCTTGTAAAAGTGGAAGATTGGAATGAACAGTCGAATAATGTACGAAG GATAGGAATAATGGTGCACGATTATCGTGATTATTGCATAGGACAGAACGATCTCGTAGGATCGACGTATTTATACACACAATTATTAAAAGCCAGAGGATACAACCTCATACAACTTTCTTATGAAAACTTCAGTGTACAggacaatataaaaaaaaggatcaaTTACTTGAAGCAATGCATGAACAGTGTACAGGAAGTGACGTCGGTAAAACAAACAAATTCAATATAG
- the Pdxk gene encoding pyridoxal kinase, whose product MCSAKTPRILSIQSHVVSGYVGNKSATFPLQLLGFEVDAINSVQLSNHTGYKAFKGQVLNDKDLEDLVDGLAQNGLDNYTHLLTGYIGSASFLKRVASLVTTLKTKNPNITYVCDPVMGDNGKMYVPEALKEIYKQEVVPLADVVTPNQFELELLTDEKVTNMNELQNAIKKLHQKGPKTVAVSSTELSDKLTAVVSTAKDNTLMKVDIPKIPATFTGSGDLFAALFLAHVYLQSDMKTTMEKTINSLYSVLLNTYEYSKVYTDTEAQRARRIELRLVQSKNSIENPEIRLLAESL is encoded by the exons ATGTGCTCCGCGAAGACACCGCGCATCCTCTCGATCCAGAGCCACGTAGTATCAGGATACGTCGGCAACAAGAGCGCTACTTTTCCGTTGCAG ctaTTAGGCTTTGAGGTTGATGCGATTAACTCTGTACAATTGTCCAATCATACTGGTTATAAAGCATTTAAAGGCCAAGTACTCAATGATAAAGATTTAG AGGACCTAGTTGATGGCCTAGCGCAAAATGGCTTGGACAATTATACGCACTTACTTACTGGATACATCGGTTCAGCTTCCTTCCTGAAAAGAGTGGCGTCACTAGTCACGACTCTAAAAACCAAAAATCCAAATATTACATACG TTTGCGATCCTGTTATGGGCGACAATGGCAAGATGTATGTCCCAGAAGCattgaaagaaatttacaAACAGGAGGTAGTGCCATTGGCGGATGTAGTAACTCCAAACCAGTTTGAATTAGA ATTACTTACAGATGAAAAAGTCACTAATATGAACGAACTGCAAAATGcgattaaaaagttacatcaGAAGGGACCAAAAACTGTAGCTGTATCGTCAACTGAGCTCAGTGACAAACTGACAGCAGTAGTGAGCACCGCGAAAG ATAACACGTTGATGAAAGTAGACATTCCTAAAATACCAGCAACTTTCACGGGTTCCGGAGATCTCTTTGCCGCACTATTTCTTGCTCATGTATACTTGCAAAGTGACATGAAAACCACCATggaaaaaactataaattctCTGTATAGCGTGCTGCTTAATACGTATGAATATTCTAAAG TGTATACGGATACCGAAGCACAACGGGCTAGAAGAATTGAATTACGACTCGTACAAAGTAAAAACAGTATTGAAAATCCAGAAATTCGTTTGCTTGCggaatctttataa